GGAGCATGGGATCGCGTAGCCACTGGATGTCCAGACAGGTTTAGCGATCCTTTGCATATTTTTCCAAATTCTGACTAAATGGAATAATCAAGTGGGAAAGATTTCGCATCCTTCGGCTTCACATACACCCGTTCTCGAGGTTCGATCTGCAACTCGTCAAACCGTTCCCGCGTTAAATGCGCCGTCACTACTTGACCATCATCGAAGATTAATTCTACCTGAACTTCCCAACCTAAATGTATTACCCGACTGACTGTAGCGGGGGTAGTGGCACCGTTAGCAGACTTTTCGACAATGACATCTTGCGGACGCAAAAACGTTTCCGGGTTGGGCGAATCGAAGCCGCTAGTTTGGAAAATTTTGGAACTACTGGGTAAAACGTTGACCGGACCAATAAAGCTCATCACAAATGCACTGGCGGGACGGTCATAAATTTGGGCTGGTGTCCCCACCTGTTCCACACGTCCTTGATTCATCACCACAATTTCATCAGAGACTTCCATCGCTTCTTCTTGGTCATGGGTGACAAAAACTGTGGTAACATGAACTTCATCATGGAGGCGGCGTAACCATGCCCGTAAATCTTTGCGGACTTTGGCATCGAGTGCGCCAAAGGGTTCATCCAACAATAATACATTGGGTTCTACTGCCAAAGCCCTGGCTAAAGCTACCCGTTGTCGTTGACCACCAGAAAGTTGTGATGGATAGCGATCGCCTAGTCCACTCAATTGCACCAATTCTAGCAACTGTTCTACCCGCCCCTTGATTTTAGCTTTCGCTACTTTGCGAATTTCTAAACCAAAAGCAATATTTTGCCGCACAGTTAAATGCTTAAATAAAGCATAGTGCTGAAACACAAACCCAATATTCCGCTCTTGCACACTTTGATTTGTCGCATCCTTACCAGTCAGGAAGATTTTGCCGGTGTCTGGCATATCCAAACCCGCAATTAACCGCAACAAGGTAGATTTACCAGACCCCGACGGACCGAGTAAAGCAACAAGTGAACCACTCTGTATTTCCAGGCTAACCTGATCAACCGCTTTAAAACTGCCGAATTGCTTGGATACATTCTCTACTAATATGCCCACTGTCGCCTACCTCTGCAACTAATCTACTAGTAATTGCTAGGATTACCGTTTTGTACATATATCATAGATAATGGTTTGGTAGATGAACAATATTTAACCTATCGCGGAAGTCCCCACCTTCACTATGGTCGGCTTTCCGTGATTGGTTGGAGTATTTCGGCAAAGTGTTCGGGGTAGCAACTATTGCTGTTCCACCCCACTACACCAGTGCCAATTGCTCTAACTGTGGGGAAGTCGTCAAAAAGTCTTTGAGTACAAGAACTCATAAATGTCACCATTGTGGGTTTGTGTTGGATAGAGACTGGAACGCTGCTCGGAATATATTAGAGCTTGGACTACGTACCGTGGGGCACACGGGAACGCTTAACGCCTCTGGAGACATCGACCTCTGCATTGGTGGGGAAACTCCCCAATGTAAGCCGAGTCGCGGAAAGAGGAAACCCAAAGAGTGATCTTTGGAATCACCGCACTTTTAGGGCGGTGAGGATGTCAATGGAAGAGTTGGATCGACCACTGGATACCATCGATAGGGATATCCTAGAGATCAAAAGCTGTCTGTTGCATCAAAAGTTCTTGCGCGGTGACGATTAAGCTTTTTTACCCTGTGCTGTGGGGATTCCTCCTAACTATATTCCCTCCCCCGCCATTGTCGTGGAGTGCGGAATGCAGATAAGAAAATTCGCAGCACAGCTAAAGGGTCCGCGAAGGGTGAAAGCCAAAACAACCAGCCGCCTTTAGCACTTTGGCGATCATAAGCAGGTGCGATCGCCAATAGCATCGCAAAGCGAATGACTAGCAAAAATAAATTCAATCCCAGTAAGAGGAGTGAGGGAGAAAAGAAGAGGTAGGTGAGGACGATTAACAGAGGTAAACCTTGAACTGCACAAAGTAGCCATAAATCACCCCAAATTTGAGCGCGGGGTGATGCATCTTTGAGGTCGAGGCTGCGCCCCCATTCTTTCCAGGTTTCTATTGCACCTTCATACATCCGTACTTTCAACACCTTGCCGCCGTCTAAAAAGCCTACCTTAAAGCCCTGAGCCGCAATATATCGTGCTAAGGTGACATCATCACAAAAGGAACCACGGGCACTTGTATAACCATTGACAGCGGCTAAAACGGAGCGACGACATAAAAAGCATTGCCCATTGGCCATGACTCTTTCTGGCTGGTCTGTATTTATACCCGCTGGATCAAATCGGTAAAGCAGAGTCATCAACAGCGCTGGTTGTAGCCAGCATTCCCCTGGAGATTTGAGGATAAACTGGGGTGAAAGGGAAACCAAATCATACCCTTGGGCTGCGGCTGTCTGCACCAAACCAGCAACTAAACCAGGATGGGGTACTGTATCTGCATCCATCCCCAAAAACCATTCACTCGCCTCTGAACTATGCAAAAAGCCGTTATGCAACGCCCAAGGACGCCCCACCCAACCAGAGGGTAGGGGATCATCGGTCATCACGCGAAAGCGGGGGTCTTGCTGCTGTGTCGCTTTGA
The Gloeotrichia echinulata CP02 DNA segment above includes these coding regions:
- a CDS encoding sulfate/molybdate ABC transporter ATP-binding protein, whose amino-acid sequence is MGILVENVSKQFGSFKAVDQVSLEIQSGSLVALLGPSGSGKSTLLRLIAGLDMPDTGKIFLTGKDATNQSVQERNIGFVFQHYALFKHLTVRQNIAFGLEIRKVAKAKIKGRVEQLLELVQLSGLGDRYPSQLSGGQRQRVALARALAVEPNVLLLDEPFGALDAKVRKDLRAWLRRLHDEVHVTTVFVTHDQEEAMEVSDEIVVMNQGRVEQVGTPAQIYDRPASAFVMSFIGPVNVLPSSSKIFQTSGFDSPNPETFLRPQDVIVEKSANGATTPATVSRVIHLGWEVQVELIFDDGQVVTAHLTRERFDELQIEPRERVYVKPKDAKSFPLDYSI
- the cruG gene encoding 2'-O-glycosyltransferase CruG, with the translated sequence MSYFAASLSLLLLLLQLPATAILLSRLFKGPFRQPPIQPQQPTPDMLGIVSVVVPTLNEALRISPLLAGLSQQSYEVREIVVVDSNSQDGTPELVKATQQQDPRFRVMTDDPLPSGWVGRPWALHNGFLHSSEASEWFLGMDADTVPHPGLVAGLVQTAAAQGYDLVSLSPQFILKSPGECWLQPALLMTLLYRFDPAGINTDQPERVMANGQCFLCRRSVLAAVNGYTSARGSFCDDVTLARYIAAQGFKVGFLDGGKVLKVRMYEGAIETWKEWGRSLDLKDASPRAQIWGDLWLLCAVQGLPLLIVLTYLFFSPSLLLLGLNLFLLVIRFAMLLAIAPAYDRQSAKGGWLFWLSPFADPLAVLRIFLSAFRTPRQWRGREYS